In a single window of the Coffea eugenioides isolate CCC68of chromosome 3, Ceug_1.0, whole genome shotgun sequence genome:
- the LOC113766220 gene encoding putative late blight resistance protein homolog R1A-3, whose amino-acid sequence MDEELKKLNEHDLLEKLRQRLLKNRYLVVFDDVWDIEVWNELRTAFPNDKNGSRIIFTSRFSNVASDSKVQYGGEPHYLHPLSEKESFELLQKKVFGEEEECPQALHELGMEIAKKCWGLPLALLL is encoded by the coding sequence ATGGATGAAGAGCTTAAAAAATTGAATGAACATGATTTGCTTGAAAAGCTCCGTCAAAGGCTATTGAAGAATCGGtatcttgttgtttttgatGATGTCTGGGACATTGAGGTATGGAATGAGCTGAGAACTGCATTCCCCAATGACAAGAATGGAAGTAGAATCATCTTTACGAGTCGATTTTCTAATGTAGCTTCAGATTCAAAGGTTCAATATGGTGGAGAACCTCACTATCTTCACCCACTCAGTGAGAAAGAAAGTTTCGAATTGCTGCAGAAGAAGGTgtttggagaagaagaagaatgtcCTCAAGCATTGCATGAATTGGGAATGGAGATTGCCAAAAAGTGCTGGGGATTGCCACTTGCACTGTTGTTGTAG
- the LOC113764686 gene encoding putative late blight resistance protein homolog R1B-17: MSIYQYHLKDCLLYFAAFREDEKIGAKKLMRLWIAEEFVEIIEGKRSEDTAEEYLMDLIGRNLVMVSKSRSIGGVKTCYIHDLIFEFCKGEAKEKNFLQVLPGYDELSTFNEPPNLRRLSICSSGEDFIKSRLFCPHLARLLFFGATPGYKKFELLNISFLFCIYKNLNVLNLEGIELRLKELPAEVESLLCLRYLALSAWKMRFIPPSIAKLSHLETFCLNSKEKVSLRDSIWNMKKLRHVYVRGGVVIRLPSNDNVVENLSTLPNLDTLSCLCLCEEGESLYEEGENILRSIPNVRRLKVSDRQTGNGVLNMSRLECLESLTWLAYYCSSSWEHVEPPFPMNLKELSLRNLGLPCSKMSLIEELPNLEVLKLRDRAMEGQRWELMEGGFPKLRVLTLEALEVVEWMETDPDSDDYFPCLQQLKLFGIFNLKMMPACIGSISTLETINVSVCGDGVKSLVREIEEAQEYNGNENLRII, from the coding sequence ATGAGCATTTACCAGTATCACTTGAAGGATTGCTTGCTGTATTTTGCTGCATTTCGAGAAGATGAAAAAATTGGTGCCAAGAAGTTGATGCGTCTATGGATTGCAGAAGAGTTTGTGGAAATAATTGAAGGAAAGAGATCAGAGGATACTGCAGAAGAATATTTGATGGACCTAATTGGCCGAAACCTGGTTATGGTAAGTAAAAGCAGATCCATTGGTGGAGTCAAAACTTGTTACATTCACGATTTGATATTTGAGTTCTGTAAGGGCGAGgcgaaagaaaagaattttcttcAGGTCCTGCCAGGATATGATGAGCTCTCTACCTTTAATGAGCCTCCCAACCTACGTCGGTTGTCCATTTGCTCCAGTGGAGAAGATTTTATAAAGTCAAGGCTATTTTGTCCGCATTTAGCCAGACTGCTATTCTTTGGTGCTACTCCAGGATATAAGAAGTTTGAGTTGCTTAATATCTCCTTCCTTTTTTGCATCTACAAAAATCTTAACGTCCTGAATTTAGAGGGCATTGAGCTAAGGCTGAAGGAGCTTCCAGCTGAAGTCGAATCACTTCTTTGTTTGAGGTACTTAGCCCTTAGTGCTTGGAAAATGCGATTCATTCCACCATCTATAGCCAAGCTCTCACATTTGGAAACCTTTTGTCTAAATTCTAAAGAGAAGGTTTCATTGCGAGATAGCATCTGGAACATGAAGAAGTTGAGGCATGTGTATGTTAGGGGTGGCGTCGTTATTCGTCTGCCTTCCAATGACAACGTTGTTGAAAACCTCTCCACTTTACCCAATTTAGACACACTCTCTTGTTTGTGTCTTTGTGAAGAGGGAGAGAGCCTTTATGAAGAGGGAGAGAACATATTGAGAAGCATTCCCAACGTTCGCCGACTTAAAGTTTCCGATCGTCAGACTGGAAATGGAGTGTTGAACATGAGTCGACTAGAATGCCTAGAATCACTCACCTGGTTGGCCTATTACTGCTCAAGTTCATGGGAACATGTTGAGCCTCCCTTTCCCATGAATTTGAAGGAGTTGAGTCTTCGCAATCTGGGTCTTCCCTGTAGTAAAATGTCATTGATTGAAGAACTACCCAATCTTGAAGTCCTCAAATTAAGAGACCGGGCAATGGAGGGCCAAAGATGGGAGCTGATGGAAGGAGGATTCCCTAAACTCAGGGTCTTGACGTTGGAAGCACTAGAGGTTGTTGAGTGGATGGAGACAGACCCTGACAGTGATGATTACTTCCCGTGTCTTCAGCAATTAAAACTCTTCGGaatttttaatttgaaaatgatGCCTGCTTGTATAGGGAGTATATCTACTCTTGAAACAATTAATGTGAGTGTTTGCGGAGATGGCGTCAAATCTTTAGTTCGGGAAATTGAAGAAGCACAGGAATATAATGGAAACGAGAATCTGAGGatcatttaa